The Candidatus Denitrolinea symbiosum DNA window ACGACCCGTTTATCATCGCCCAGAACGAACGCATGGTGGCGATCAACTCCGCCATCGAAGTGGACCTGACCGGCCAGGTCTGCGCCGACAGCATCGGCCCGAAATTCTACAGCGGCGTCGGCGGCCAGCTGGACTTCGTCTACGGGGCCTCGCGCTCTAAAGACGGCGTGCCGATCATCGCCCTGCCCAGCTCGGTCACGTTGAAAGATGGGACCGTGATAAGCAAGATCTCGCACATGCTCAAACAGGGCGCGGGCGTGGTCACCACCCGCAACCATGTGCGCTTCATCGTCACCGAATTCGGCGTGGCCGAACTCTACGGCAAGACCATTCGCCAGCGCGCCCAGGCGCTCATCAACGTGGCTCATCCCGACTTCCGCGCCGAACTGAAAAAACAGGCCGCGGAACTGCACTATTTGTAATCGCGGCTTCCGGGCATCACGGATTCGTGATCTGAAGAAAGCCCCCAACTTCATGGCGCCCGCGCATCCTTCCAGGGTGCGCGGGTGTTATGTGCATGAGGCATTTTATCCATGAAAAACCACCGGAAGACAAAAATCGTCGCCACCATCGGGCCGGCCAGCCAGGACGAGGAAACGCTGCGCGACCTCGTCTCCGCGGGGCTGAACGTGGCGCGCCTGAACTTCTCCCACGGCACGCATGAAGGGCACGCGGCCCACATCGCGGCCATCCGTAAGGTCGCCGCGGAACTCGACGTCTCCGTCGCCATCTTGCAGGACTTGCAAGGCCCCAAAGTGCGCGTCGGCGAGCTGCCCCATCCCCTCGACCTGACGCCGGGTGAGCAAGTCTGCCTGTATGCGGAGGACGACGCTCCGCCCGATTTTTCTGGACAGAAAATCCCCGTGGCCTTCGAGGAACTCTTCGCCTCCGTCCAGACGGGCGACCGGCTCCTGCTCGACGACGGCCGTCTGCGCCTGACGGTCCAGACTGCCGAGGCGCGGCGTCTGACCGCGCATGTGGACGTGGGCGGACCGCTCACCTCGTATAAGGGCGTCAACCTGCCCGGCGTGCGCATGCACATCGCGGGCTTCACCGAAAAGGACGAAGCCGACCTGAAATTCGGCCTCGCCCACGGCGTGGACGCGGTGGCGATCTCCTTTGTCCGCTCGGCGGATGACGTGCTAAAAGTGCGGACGGCGATGAAGAAATTCGGCTATAACGGCGGCGGACGGCGCGCGCCGCTGGTGATCGCCAAACTGGAAAAACCCGAAGTCTTCGACGATCTCGACCGCCTCCTCGACGTGGCCGACGGCGTGATGGTGGCGCGCGGCGACC harbors:
- a CDS encoding pyruvate kinase, with translation MKNHRKTKIVATIGPASQDEETLRDLVSAGLNVARLNFSHGTHEGHAAHIAAIRKVAAELDVSVAILQDLQGPKVRVGELPHPLDLTPGEQVCLYAEDDAPPDFSGQKIPVAFEELFASVQTGDRLLLDDGRLRLTVQTAEARRLTAHVDVGGPLTSYKGVNLPGVRMHIAGFTEKDEADLKFGLAHGVDAVAISFVRSADDVLKVRTAMKKFGYNGGGRRAPLVIAKLEKPEVFDDLDRLLDVADGVMVARGDLGVEMPPEKVPVLQKKIIQTANARAKLVITATQMLESMISNPLPTRAEASDVANAVFDGTDAVMLSAESASGKYPIEAVTMMSRIVTEAESHFLDWGQVSSLDSLGESDAASMARAAYEVAFDRDVAAIAVFTMQGRTAQLISKAHPNVPILAFTPEAETCRRLSFMWGVLPRLVPFADTVEDMLRYVDAALRQSNMVKTGQQVALVCGFPVGALRTPNMLLLHTVGSS